One genomic segment of Ascochyta rabiei chromosome 20, complete sequence includes these proteins:
- a CDS encoding Protein saf4, whose translation MQGFNMGRYYPPDASNTPSFNKSHPLGARASKIGQGILTVRFELPFAVWCQHCKPEAIVGQGVRFNAAKKKVGNYHSTPIWQFRMKHTACGGEWEIRTDPKSTQYVCVEGCRKRDYGPEEAGEGEQGELRFLSEAEKAKRRDDAFAGLEGKLDEKAREKGNKERLEELYDSAEVWRDPYDVNARLRKEMRAKRTVWKREERHKEDMQDKFSLGLDIVDETDADRQSARLVDFDSLEGGRETWKPLFAEFNVVNSGRETSKAPKTKKLKAELAAESSRQSLQQKLVGNTRAAVDPFVAREVASTARPNLGILKRKRDLQADSEPQALLPGSESLDKSVATSASPALKLASLVGYDSD comes from the coding sequence ATGCAGGGCTTCAACATGGGGCGCTATTACCCGCCCGACGCGTCCAACACGCCCTCCTTCAACAAATCGCATCCGCTCGGTGCTCGCGCAAGCAAGATCGGCCAGGGTATCCTCACGGTCCGCTTCGAGCTGCCCTTCGCCGTGTGGTGCCAGCACTGCAAGCCTGAGGCCATCGTCGGCCAGGGCGTACGCTTCAACGCTGCCAAGAAGAAAGTGGGCAACTACCACAGCACACCCATCTGGCAGTTTCGCATGAAACACACGGCCTGTGGCGGCGAGTGGGAAATACGCACCGATCCCAAGAGCACGCAGTATGTTTGCGTAGAGGGTTGCAGGAAGCGCGACTATGGGCCAGAAGAGGCTGGCGAGGGCGAGCAAGGCGAGCTGAGGTTCTTGAGCGAGGCCGAGAAAGCGAAGAGGAGAGACGATGCGTTCGCGGGCTTGGAAGGCAAACTGGACGAGAAGGCGAGGGAGAAGGGGAATAAGGAGAGGTTGGAGGAGCTGTACGACAGCGCCGAGGTCTGGAGGGATCCATACGACGTCAATGCAAGGCTGAGGAAAGAAATGAGGGCCAAGAGGACCGTCTGGAAGAGAGAGGAGAGGCATAAAGAGGACATGCAGGACAAGTTTAGCCTGGGATTGGATATCGTAGACGAAACAGATGCAGATCGGCAGAGCGCCAGGCTGGTAGACTTTGACAGCCTCGAGGGTGGGAGGGAGACTTGGAAACCCCTATTTGCCGAGTTCAACGTCGTCAACAGCGGACGCGAGACAAGCAAAGCACCCAAGACGAAGAAGCTGAAGGCCGAGTTGGCCGCAGAATCGAGTCGACAAAGCCTTCAGCAAAAGCTCGTGGGCAACACGCGCGCCGCTGTCGATCCTTTCGTTGCCCGGGAGGTAGCCTCCACAGCAAGGCCGAATCTAGGCATCTTGAAGAGAAAAAGGGACCTGCAGGCTGATTCGGAACCACAAGCCTTGCTGCCTGGCTCTGAATCTTTGGATAAGAGTGTGGCGACCAGTGCTTCACCGGCCCTGAAGCTTGCATCCCTGGTAGGTTACGACTCGGATTGA
- a CDS encoding Primary-amine oxidase, whose translation MLVLQTIITVRATSIFSTVPITLGEPKRPYGTIVTLGVLARHQQHLFCLRIDPAIDGHKNLVVIEESHAMLIDDPAVQNPFGGIGYRMHTSYIEKEGGFDLGVTKNRVFKIVNEARMNSMTQTPVGFKLLPSDSQMRLAHPSSFHAKRSEYGQHAAWVTKQREDEVFPSGRYTMQSMGGEGIASAIEKRAEDEKESGVRNEDLVVWHTFGSTHNPRIEDWPVMPCEKVAVGLKPVNSLRLNRDSMSRR comes from the exons ATGCTTGTCCTACAGACCATCATCACA GTGCGCGCAACAAGCATCTTCTCGACCGTCCCGATCACTCTTGGGGAGCCCAAGCGACCCTATGGCACCATTGTCACTCTCGGCGTGCTTGCACGCCACCAGCAGCACCTGTTCTGTTTACGCATCGACCCTGCAATCGATGGTCACAAAAACTTGGTCGTGATTGAGGAGTCACATGCGATGCTGATTGATGACCCAGCCGTGCAAAATCCCTTCGGCGGCATTGGTTACCGGATGCATACAAGCTACATCGAGAAGGAAGGTGGGTTTGACCTCGGTGTCACCAAAAATCGCGTTTTCAAGATTGTCAACGAGGCGAGGATGAACAGCATGACACAGACACCTGTAGGTTTTAAGCTGCTCCCTTCGGACAGCCAGATGCGCCTGGCACACCCTTCGTCGTTCCATGCAAAACGATCAGAGTATGGACAACACGCTGCGTGGGTGACCAAGCAGCGTGAGGATGAAGTGTTTCCATCAGGGAGGTATACGATGCAGTCTATGGGCGGCGAAGGCATTGCGAGCGCGATCGAGAAGAGAGCCGAAGATGAGAAGGAATCGGGAGTCAGGAACGAGGATTTGGTGGTGTGGCATACTTTTGGATCGACCCACAATCCAAGGATTGAGGATTGGCCGGTTATGCCCTGTGAGAAGGTGGCGGTTGGGTTGAAGCCGGTGAATTCTTTGCGTCTAAACCGGGACTCGATGTCGCGCCGTTGA
- a CDS encoding rRNA-processing protein bfr2: MGKSKMRDFDPESLLDPAPSSSEDERSDADLSDVHDDTNAGREHYVDVGKSKLRKKEVVPLGKQYAGKGVSRQDLENSDSDDPFAKGFDDDMDSEEDSEEGSEEGSEEGSEEGSEEADFSEGLNALIDGQEDSEDEEDDDEDDKDDSDEDVDMDAAEDSEDDDTDDESGDDAKSGAAVRDLMKDAKSLTSTLAAGAQSDVAKGQAVKTQRKTFDTLLNTRIRLQKALISTNSMLAKPYKEETAPDASVSAAEAAALTLLNNLTDLRISLEESRTGEKRKRTAFDADTSSADMWASIRGTEKSALPHRKAVLERWSNKTKATTVTNNKARLNASAQQTLTEVLDSQLTSAHLVTRTQTPRSCAPLQSAHKGAQPDAAIYDDADFYGLLLKELLEQRSADANANGTSEFVVQAPWQVAREARTKKVVDTKASKGRRLRYTVQEKLQNFMAPEERGEWGERQRDELFGSLFGKRLRLGEEDVESEAESEGAAEEAGLMLFRS; encoded by the exons ATGGGCAAGTCCAAGATGAGAG ACTTTGACCCCGAGTCGTTACTCGATCCCGCGCCCAGCTCAAGCGAAGACGAGCGCTCCGATGCCGACCTTTCTGATGTACACGACGATACAAACGCGGGGCGCGAGCACTACGTTGATGTTGGCAAGAGCAAGCTGCGCAAGAAGGAAGTTGTGCCCCTCGGCAAGCAGTATGCAGGAAAGGGCGTCAGCCGTCAGGACCTTGAGAATAGTGATAGTGACGACCCCTTCGCCAAGGGCTTCGACGACGACATGGATAGCGAGGAGGATAGCGAGGAGGGGAGTGAGGAGGGGAGTGAAGAAGGGAGTGAAGAGGGCAGCGAAGAGGCAGACTTCTCCGAGGGACTGAACGCTCTGATCGACGGACAAGAAGACTCTGAAGACGAGGAGGATGATGATGAGGATGACAAAGACGACAGCGATGAAGACGTGGATATGGACGCTGCAGAAGACTCGGAAGACGACGACACTGACGATGAGTCTGGCGACGACGCAAAGTCAGGCGCCGCTGTGCGTGACCTCATGAAAGACGCCAAGTCGCTCACCTCGACGCTCGCCGCCGGAGCGCAGTCGGACGTGGCCAAGGGCCAGGCGGTGAAGACGCAGCGCAAGACATTCGATACGCTGCTGAACACGCGCATCCGGCTGCAGAAGGCGCTTATCTCGACCAACTCGATGCTGGCCAAGCCGTACAAGGAGGAAACGGCGCCCGATGCATCCGTCTCGGCGGCTGAAGCAGCTGCCCTCACGCTGCTCAACAACCTGACCGACCTGCGCATCTCACTAGAGGAATCCCGGACAGGCGAGAAGCGCAAGCGCACGGCGTTCGATGCCGACACGTCGTCAGCCGACATGTGGGCTTCGATACGCGGCACGGAGAAGTCGGCGCTGCCGCACAGGAAGGCGGTCCTCGAGCGGTGGTCCAACAAGACCAAAGCCACGACCGTCACCAACAACAAAGCTCGCCTCAACGCCTCGGCACAGCAGACGCTCACCGAGGTGCTCGACTCTCAACTCACATCGGCGCACCTCGTGACGCGCACGCAGACACCGCGCTCGTGCGCCCCGCTGCAATCTGCCCACAAGGGCGCGCAGCCCGACGCTGCCATCTACGACGACGCGGACTTTTACGGGCTGCTCCTCAAGGAGCTGCTGGAGCAGCGATCAGCGGACGCGAATGCCAATGGCACGTCCGAGTTTGTGGTGCAGGCACCCTGGCAGGTGGCGAGAGAAGCCAGGACCAAGAAGGTGGTGGACACCAAGGCCAGCAAGGGCAGACGGCTACGCTACACGGTGCAGGAGAAGCTGCAGAACTTCATGGCACCCGAGGAGCGCGGGGAGTGGGGGGAGAGGCAGAGGGACGAGCTGTTTGGGAGCCTGTTCGGCAAGCGACTGAGGCTGGGCGAGGAGGATGTCGAGAGCGAGGCGGAGAGCGAGGGGGCAGCCGAGGAGGCAGGGCTCATGTTGTTTAGAAGCTGA